Within the Thalassotalea ponticola genome, the region CGATTGCCGATCACAACGGTACCAAGTTGCGGGATTTTTACCCAGGTGCCCGCATCGTTCGCATAACCAAAACCATCACTACCAATAACTGTATTGGCCTGAACCAAACAGTGCTCACCAATTTCAACCCGGTGGTAGATGCTGACGTTTGACCAAAGCTGAGTGTGTGCACCTACTTTCGCGTGCTTACCAATAAAGCAGTTCGCGCCAATGGTCACGTGGTCGGCCAATTGCACGCCACTTTCGATTACCGTATTCGCACCTATCGATACGCCCTCGCCGAGTACAACGCCTTCGCCGATAACTGCCGATGAGGCAATATCACAAGACGCTTTTGGCGTGGTATCTAACAACTGCGCCACTTTGGCAAAGGCCAAATACGGATTGTCAATAATCAGCGCATTACCTGGACACAAACTCGCTTGCGCTGGCGCAACGATCACCGCACTGGCATTGGTTTGTTCGACGTATTGGCGATATTTGGCGTTAGCTAAAAAGGCAATTTGCCCAGTTTGGGCGTCTGCTAATGTACCAAGGGAATGAATCTGGCAAGACTCATCCCCTTGTACGGAACCACCAAGTTGCTTGGCCAGTTCTCCTAGAGTAACCATAAAAGACCTTATTGGGTTTTACCGGCTTGTTCTACAACTTTAGCTGAAATATCAAAATCTGGCTTAGAAAATGCTACCGCTGACTGCTGAATCACGATGTCATAACCGTCCTTCTTAGCGACAGCATCAATGGCTTCTTTTACTAACTTTAAGATTTTTTGTTGCTCTTCTTGTTCGCGACGCTTTAAGTTTTGTTGCAAAGGTTGAGCTTGCGAAGCGTACTGTTGACGCAAATCAACAATCTCTTTCTCGAGCTGCTCAATCTCTTTTTTACTCATAATCGCTTCGTCGCGTTGACGCTTTTCCATTTTGTACTTGATATCGCCTTCAAGCTGTTTTAGTGCGTCAACTTGATCTTTAAACTCAGCGCCAATGCTCTGTTGAATTGCCGCCATTTGCGGAAGCTGTGAAATGACCTGCTGAACATTCACTGTGGCAATCTTTTGGTCTGCGGCCATCGCTTGGCTTGATGCCATCATCATAGTTGAAGCTACGGCTGTTAAAGCAGCCGATTTAAGTAAATTTTTCACAAACATCTCCTGTTGTATTGTTATCTTGTCTTGTCTTGTGATGACGTAGTCTTTGACATCGCGCCACATCGGACGCGTAGCTCATTCGTCTTAGGCAAACGCCTTAGAACGTTTTACCAATGTTAAAGCTAAAGAACTCCGTGTCATCGCCATCTTCACTGCGCAAGCGTTTGGCGAAGTTAAAAATCATTGGTCCCATTGGTGACAACCACTGAATCGATAAACCTGCCGAGGTACGAATGCGCATCGGATCTGAATAATCAGCGATTTTATTAAACTCTTCTGGTTTCAATGTGCTGTAATCAGATAAATTAAATTCAGTATCCCATACGTTACCCGCATCGACAAATAAACTGCTGCGTACCGAGTTGGTGTAACTCTCGTCTAAAAACGGGGTAGGTACGATAAGTTCGATGCCCGCTATCGCCATGGCGTTACCACCGACACTTTGTCTTGAAATGGCAATCGCATCTTGATTTGGTGGGCTGATTTCCGAGCCCTGACCAGGCAAGCCTGGTTGAGTTGACGGACGGCGATAAATCGCGCGCGGACCAACCGTGTTGTTTTCAAAGCCGCGTAACGTAGTCGCACCACCCGCTCTAAAGTTTTCCCAAAACGGCAGTAATTGGTCGTTGCCATTAACATCGCCATAGCCATTGCCATAACCCGCTTCAAAGCGCGCTAAGAAGGTCCAGCTGTGATCTCTTGACAACGGCTTGTAATATTTGGCGTCGTACTTGACTTTAAAGTATTCGACATCCGAGGCTTCTGGTAGCGTCACTTTACCCGATAACACCTGAGATGTACCTTGGGTTGGAAACGTACCGCGGTTTAGGGTGATTCTCGATAACGAAGCAGTTAAGTCATAGGTTTCAAAATTCAGCTTCGCGTCAGGATCATCTGGATCTTTAAAGACTTCGTTGAAATTCTTGATTTGCTCGTAGGTTTGCAAATTAGAAATATCCGAGTTTTTATAGCCCAAACCGAAGTTTAATCGCATGTATTCGTTTATTGGGTAACCAACATTGGCACCGATACCATACGAGGTGTTGTTATAGGCAACTAGGTTAGCGCGTCCGGCGTCAAACTCACTAAAAAAGATGTTACCACCAAGCGACACCCCATCAATGGTAAAATAAGGGTCGGTGTAGGTGATATTGGCACTTTTTGAAAAACGCATGGTATTGATTGAAAAGCCCAAGCGATTCCCCGTACCCAAAAAGTTATTTTGTTGGATACCGGCGTTTAAGCTAAGACCTGAGTACGAACCGTAACCAATACCCGCTGTAAACGAACCAGACGGTTGTTCTTTGACGGTAAAGTCGACATCTACTAGGTCTTCTTCACCCGGTACCGGCGTGGTTTCAAACTCAACCGATTCAAAATACGGTAAACGCTGGATTCGAATCTTAGACTGCTCTAACAGGTTATTTGACAACCACGAGCCTTCCATTTGACGCATTTCGCGTCTCAGTACTTCTTCTGACGTTACGTCGTTACCGGTAAAGTTAATGCGATTTACATACACACGCTTACCCGGATCGACGTTGACTATCAACTTCACCGTTTTGTCTTCGTCGTTGATCTCGGTACCGGTTTGCACCTTGGGATAAGCGTAACCAAAGCGGCCTAAAAACTTTGAGATCATCTCTTCGGTATAAGTAACTTCCGCGGCGTTGTACAGTTCACCTTCGCGCAGTGGAGCCAGTGCTTTGATGGTATTGTCGTAGCCCACCATGTCG harbors:
- the lpxD gene encoding UDP-3-O-(3-hydroxymyristoyl)glucosamine N-acyltransferase is translated as MVTLGELAKQLGGSVQGDESCQIHSLGTLADAQTGQIAFLANAKYRQYVEQTNASAVIVAPAQASLCPGNALIIDNPYLAFAKVAQLLDTTPKASCDIASSAVIGEGVVLGEGVSIGANTVIESGVQLADHVTIGANCFIGKHAKVGAHTQLWSNVSIYHRVEIGEHCLVQANTVIGSDGFGYANDAGTWVKIPQLGTVVIGNRVEIGACTTIDRGALENTIIEDNCIIDNQVQIAHNVQLGYGSAMAACSVIAGSTKVGKHCIIAGLVGINGHIEIADGTSFTGMTMVTKNIKESGLYSSGIPALNNKEWRRNASRYKHLDAMYKRLQELEKTVEQLQSGQS
- a CDS encoding OmpH family outer membrane protein, which codes for MFVKNLLKSAALTAVASTMMMASSQAMAADQKIATVNVQQVISQLPQMAAIQQSIGAEFKDQVDALKQLEGDIKYKMEKRQRDEAIMSKKEIEQLEKEIVDLRQQYASQAQPLQQNLKRREQEEQQKILKLVKEAIDAVAKKDGYDIVIQQSAVAFSKPDFDISAKVVEQAGKTQ
- the bamA gene encoding outer membrane protein assembly factor BamA: MIIKKLALAVLLGSVGSQAFAANEFVVEDIEVEGLQRVALGAALTHIPVSVGDQLNEFRIAQSIKSLYKSGHFHDIEVLREGNSLIFKVKERETISEIVFDGNDDIKDEQLQESLDGSNIRVGETLDRSVLTGIETGLEDFYHSVGKYNAKVTTQIARLPRNRVILTFEFDEGDAAAIEQINIVGNELFSDAELLNRIELTYDSPWWNFMAQDRYQKQTLQGDMESIESYYLDRGYLRFNIDSTQVSMTPNKEGVYITMNVTEGEQYKISAVEFMGDMVGYDNTIKALAPLREGELYNAAEVTYTEEMISKFLGRFGYAYPKVQTGTEINDEDKTVKLIVNVDPGKRVYVNRINFTGNDVTSEEVLRREMRQMEGSWLSNNLLEQSKIRIQRLPYFESVEFETTPVPGEEDLVDVDFTVKEQPSGSFTAGIGYGSYSGLSLNAGIQQNNFLGTGNRLGFSINTMRFSKSANITYTDPYFTIDGVSLGGNIFFSEFDAGRANLVAYNNTSYGIGANVGYPINEYMRLNFGLGYKNSDISNLQTYEQIKNFNEVFKDPDDPDAKLNFETYDLTASLSRITLNRGTFPTQGTSQVLSGKVTLPEASDVEYFKVKYDAKYYKPLSRDHSWTFLARFEAGYGNGYGDVNGNDQLLPFWENFRAGGATTLRGFENNTVGPRAIYRRPSTQPGLPGQGSEISPPNQDAIAISRQSVGGNAMAIAGIELIVPTPFLDESYTNSVRSSLFVDAGNVWDTEFNLSDYSTLKPEEFNKIADYSDPMRIRTSAGLSIQWLSPMGPMIFNFAKRLRSEDGDDTEFFSFNIGKTF